The Sediminicola sp. YIK13 genomic sequence ACGCCATTTGATCAATGCCAAAACGGATCCGCCCCTTGTTCAAAAACCATATGTTCAAGTATTCGACGACCGTAATCCATTTATTGATAACCTTAGTATTTTGGATCTTTTGTTCAATGAAGGCACTAATGCCCTATCTTACCTGAAAGAACACCAATTAGAATTCAAGGATGCTTAGATTCTTAATGCATTACGGCATACATTTTTTGGTCCCTTTAGCCATCGGACTCTACTTTTATAAAGACAATAGGTTTTGGGCAGTGTTGATTCTTTTGGCAGGGATCCTAATTGATCTGGACCACCTTGTTGCCAGCCCAATTTTTGATAGTACGCGCTGTAGTGTTGGATTCCACCCTTTACACTCGTATTGGGCCATTATGCTCTATATTGGATTTTTATTCTTCAAGAAAACCCGAATCGTGGGCCTTGCCTTGTGTATTCACATTATTGCGGATACGGCGGACTGCCTTTTGATGTAGCTATAATTTGATGGACGCCATTACCGGGAAGTGATCGGACAATTTAACGTCGTAATTTTTATGTGCCAGCACTTCCATTTGCTCGTCTACCAAAATAAAATCAATTCTTAGCGGCAAAAACTTAAAATTATAGGTGCGACCGTAACCTGAACCCAT encodes the following:
- a CDS encoding DUF6122 family protein; amino-acid sequence: MLRFLMHYGIHFLVPLAIGLYFYKDNRFWAVLILLAGILIDLDHLVASPIFDSTRCSVGFHPLHSYWAIMLYIGFLFFKKTRIVGLALCIHIIADTADCLLM